A genomic region of Friedmanniella luteola contains the following coding sequences:
- a CDS encoding O-methyltransferase has product MTASGKTSPKTAPKPATWAYAEDFVVEPEAATAAREAAVPLGITSVGRGSAATLTLLARAVQARHVVEIGTGAGVSGLALFAGMRPDGILTSVDTEPAHQQAARKAFLSVGVPTQRFRLISGDALNVLPRLSDGAYDLVFVDGDPMEYPEYVEQGIRLLRHGGLIALDNALLGDRIADPGQNDEETESVRAALELLRDHEDLVTTLLPVGDGLLVAAKR; this is encoded by the coding sequence GTGACCGCGTCAGGCAAGACCTCCCCCAAGACTGCCCCGAAGCCGGCGACCTGGGCCTACGCCGAGGACTTCGTCGTCGAGCCGGAGGCGGCCACGGCCGCCCGCGAGGCCGCCGTCCCGCTGGGCATCACCTCCGTCGGGCGCGGCTCCGCCGCGACGCTGACACTCCTGGCCCGCGCCGTCCAGGCCCGCCACGTGGTGGAGATCGGCACCGGCGCGGGCGTGTCCGGGCTGGCGCTGTTCGCCGGCATGCGGCCCGACGGCATCCTGACCAGCGTCGACACCGAACCGGCCCACCAGCAGGCGGCGCGGAAGGCGTTCCTCTCGGTGGGCGTGCCCACCCAGCGGTTCCGGCTGATCAGCGGGGACGCGCTGAACGTGCTCCCCCGGCTGAGCGACGGCGCCTACGACCTCGTCTTCGTCGACGGCGACCCGATGGAGTACCCCGAGTACGTCGAGCAGGGCATCCGGCTGCTGCGGCACGGCGGGCTGATCGCGCTCGACAACGCCCTGCTGGGTGACCGCATCGCCGACCCGGGCCAGAACGACGAGGAGACCGAGTCGGTCCGCGCCGCGCTGGAGCTGCTCCGCGACCACGAGGACCTCGTCACCACCCTGCTGCCCGTCGGCGACGGGCTGCTGGTCGCCGCCAAGCGCTGA
- a CDS encoding biotin/lipoyl-binding carrier protein, which produces MSHTVVAELVAAVMKVEVAVGQRVSAEDPVVILESMKMEIPVLAEVSGAVAEIVVAAGDVVNDGDPLVVIAPDGR; this is translated from the coding sequence ATGAGCCATACCGTCGTCGCCGAGCTGGTGGCCGCCGTGATGAAGGTGGAGGTCGCCGTCGGCCAGCGGGTGAGCGCGGAGGACCCGGTGGTCATCCTCGAGTCGATGAAGATGGAGATCCCGGTGCTGGCCGAGGTGTCCGGCGCGGTGGCGGAGATCGTCGTCGCCGCCGGTGACGTGGTGAACGACGGCGACCCGCTGGTGGTCATCGCCCCCGACGGGCGCTGA
- the dapA gene encoding 4-hydroxy-tetrahydrodipicolinate synthase produces the protein MPTPPFGRLLTAMVTPFRADGALDLDAAAALATYLVDDLRNDGLVISGTTGESPTTTDAEKAELLRVVLDAVGDRASVLTGVGTFSTAHTVELARQAAEVGAHGLLVVTPYYSRPPQAGLLEHFRTVADATDRPVMLYDHPGRAAVPLARDTLLRLAEHERVIAVKDATGDPVASSAVVAATGLAYYSGDDPMTLPLLAVGAVGVVGTSTHFSALGTRAMIEAYLAGDVAGALAWHRRLLPIFTGVFATQGVILVKAGLALQGRPVGGLRAPLVPATAEETAALARALEAAGLPV, from the coding sequence ATGCCTACGCCGCCGTTCGGCCGTCTGCTGACCGCCATGGTGACGCCCTTCCGGGCCGACGGCGCCCTGGACCTGGACGCGGCCGCCGCGCTGGCCACCTACCTCGTCGACGACCTGCGGAACGACGGGCTGGTCATCAGCGGCACCACGGGGGAGTCCCCGACCACCACCGACGCCGAGAAGGCCGAGCTGCTCCGCGTCGTCCTGGACGCCGTCGGCGACCGGGCCTCCGTCCTGACGGGGGTCGGCACCTTCTCCACCGCGCACACCGTCGAGCTGGCCCGGCAGGCCGCCGAGGTGGGCGCGCACGGCCTGCTCGTCGTCACGCCGTACTACTCGCGTCCGCCGCAGGCCGGGCTGCTGGAGCACTTCCGGACCGTCGCCGACGCGACCGACCGGCCCGTCATGCTGTACGACCACCCTGGCCGCGCCGCCGTCCCGCTGGCCCGCGACACCCTGCTGCGGCTGGCCGAGCACGAGCGCGTCATCGCGGTCAAGGACGCCACCGGCGACCCGGTCGCCAGCTCGGCCGTGGTCGCGGCCACGGGCCTGGCCTACTACTCCGGTGACGACCCGATGACCCTCCCGCTGCTCGCGGTCGGGGCCGTCGGCGTCGTCGGCACCTCGACCCACTTCAGCGCGCTGGGCACCCGGGCGATGATCGAGGCCTACCTCGCCGGGGACGTCGCCGGCGCGCTGGCGTGGCACCGCCGCCTGCTGCCGATCTTCACCGGCGTCTTCGCCACCCAGGGCGTCATCCTCGTCAAGGCCGGGCTCGCCCTGCAGGGCCGTCCCGTCGGCGGCCTGCGCGCGCCCCTGGTGCCCGCCACCGCCGAGGAGACCGCCGCCCTCGCCCGCGCCCTCGAGGCTGCCGGCCTGCCGGTCTGA